Proteins from a genomic interval of Acanthopagrus latus isolate v.2019 chromosome 7, fAcaLat1.1, whole genome shotgun sequence:
- the LOC119022456 gene encoding neural cell adhesion molecule L1.1-like isoform X3 → MCVSQRRWTGYRGPHSPGLPLILLLLLPLSFLSSTPPLAQGAIHIPDNLSQPPVLTEWPTSFTAFSREDIYLPCEASGNPTPTYRWVKDGEEFGPERKGSGTLRADDNATLNLYEGRYRCYASNTLGTAVTQTVKVIVEPQPVLLKQQKQHKKAYEGESMILSCNPPESSTPPHIHWMDKKMVHIKQNDRVMVGLDGNLYFSNLLKSDSRDDYICNAQYAAARTILPETAVRLTVMSSNDVGQGKKPHFFRPSTPHSSVPALRGESITLECLPKGLPTPKVEWKKKDGSLDDTSGQQQMSNRWLHFDAITLEDDGEYECRAVNIHGSTTHSFTVSVEAAPYWVKEPANLLYAPGETVRLECQAEGIPTPTVTWSINGEAVTGVDEDPRRSVSGGVLILRDVEFADTAVYQCEATNKHGSVLVNTYLYVIELPPQILSSDGVVYRVTEGGSVKLHCEVFGSPRPHITWEGEDRLPLLSDPRISLLTNGTIEVSDVSHDDSGAYTCSVKHTNISITAHLEVFNRTVILTGPQDLRTLRGTSAVLDCRFYKDPRLHKYEIVWRKDGEELEESSPNDKYTIHKNGSLKVTDVQPDDNGFYSCDVITTLDNAKATGSITVVAPPDRPKDLTLSDVEDFSLTLSWIPGNSHNSPITGFIVEAREEQHTEEGKWKWEEWKKVPGDFNHLQLSLHPYCIYRFRVIAVNELGQSEPSEPSRHHSTPPAIPNSNPTGVRSDSSDPKTLVITWDEMDKRSHNGEGFLYKVFWREAGRPDAQWNHRDVQSPPFLVNNTGTYTPFEIKVQAVNTIGDGPPPKPAYGHSGEDKPEEAPTGVHTTVMNSTIRVKWNEAQNVRGQLLGYKIYIRRLGSQEGRGRRSLGKLHRDEEREERQKRGKERDRESRVVVVEGKNTSEEVTGLQLYSRYELSVTAFNSKGESPHSPPHHFSTPEGAPGPPASLRFESPTERSLILHWTPPLEPNGKLLGYMVQYQQEVESRDSPLQMQMISDPSVLHLELDPLDPSSHYIFKVIARTAAGDGPPITGRGATLLEGVPPSNITIVSSNTSLNLSWVPGERDRNHGFHVSYLRKSPGCDWQESEVLNSTQGFYSLAGLQPGSQYHLKIIHGNNTHWEGLAFTMGPVPSEMPGGFATQGWLIGLISAIVLLLLILLILCLIKRSRGGKYAVKDKEDKEVDSEARPMKDETFGEYRSLESDADEKRSDSQPSLCGESKLGSDDSLAEYGDSVDIQFNEDGSFIGQYSGRGPVPHGNESSGPASPVNPVPPPPIAPSMSSILNRPS, encoded by the exons atgtgtgtgtcacagcgcCGGTGGACGGGCTATAGGGGGCCGCACTCCCCCGGcctccccctcatcctcctcctcctcctccctttgtcCTTCCTCTCCTCGACACCTCCGCTCGCTCAGGGAGCCATCCACATCCCCGACAACT tgtcgCAGCCTCCGGTTCTGACCGAGTGGCCGACGTCGTTCACAGCTTTCTCTCGAGAGGACATCTATCTGCCCTGTGAGGCATCTGGTAACCCAACACCCAC ATACCGCTGGGTGAAGGACGGCGAGGAGTTCGGGCCGGAGCGTAAAGGATCCGGGACGCTGCGAGCCGATGACAACGCGACGCTCAACTTGTACGAAGGCCGGTACCGCTGCTACGCCTCCAACACCCTGGGGACCGCCGTGACACAAACAGTAAAGGTCATCGTGGAGC CTCAACCAGTTCttctgaaacaacagaaacaacataaGAAAGCGTACGAGGGAGAAAGCATGATCCTGTCCTGCAACCCTCCAGAGAGCTCCACTCCTCCACACATCCACTGGATGGACAAGA agATGGTTCACATCAAGCAGAACGACCGCGTGATGGTCGGCCTGGACGGGAACTTGTACTTCTCCAACCTGCTGAAGAGCGACAGCAGAGACGACTACATCTGCAACGCCCAGTACGCAGCCGCCCGGACGATTCTGCCTGAGACCGCCGTCAGACTCACCGTCATGTCCA gtaACGATGTCGGTCAAGGTAAAAAGCCGCACTTCTTCCGTCCCAGCACCCCCCACAGCTCAGTGCCGGCCCTCAGAGGGGAGAGCATCACCCTGGAGTGTCTCCCCAAAGGACT accCACACCGAAGGTGGAGTGGAAGAAGAAGGACGGGAGCCTGGACGACACGAGTGGCCAGCAGCAAATGAGTAACCGCTGGCTTCACTTCGACGCCATCACGCTGGAGGACGACGGCGAGTACGAGTGCAGAGCCGTCAACATCCACGGCTCCACGACACACTCCTTCACTGTCAGTGTGGAAG cggCGCCCTACTGGGTGAAGGAACCTGCCAACCTGCTGTACGCTCCTGGAGAAACTGTGCGGCTGGAGTGTCAGGCTGAAGGCATCCCGACGCCCACCGTCACCTGGAGCATCAACGGTGAAGCAGTCACAG GGGTGGATGAAGATCCTCGCCGCAGCGTGTCGGGTGGCGTGTTGATCCTGAGGGATGTTGAATTTGCTGACACGGCGGTGTATCAGTGCGAGGCCACCAACAAGCACGGCTCCGTCCTCGTCAACACCTACCTCTACGTCATCG agctCCCCCCTCAGATCCTGTCCTCTGATGGAGTGGTGTACCGAGTCACCGAGGGCGGCAGCGTCAAGCTGCACTGCGAAGTCTTCGGCTCTCCGCGGCCGCACATCACATG ggAGGGTGAGGACAGGCTTCCTCTGCTGTCGGACCCTCGTATCTCCCTGCTGACCAACGGAACGATCGAGGTGTCGGACGTCAGTCACGACGACAGCGGAGCGTACACCTGCTCCgtcaaacacaccaacatctcCATCACCGCTCACCTGGAGGTCTTCA ACCGGACCGTGATACTGACGGGCCCGCAGGACCTGCGAACTCTCAGAGGAACCAGCGCAGTGCTGGACTGTCGCTTCTACAAAGACCCTCGGCTGCACAAGTACGAGATcgtctggaggaaagatggagaagagctggaggaatcATCACCAAATGACAA gtacaCTATCCATAAGAACGGCTCTTTGAAGGTGACGGACGTCCAACCAGACGACAACGGTTTTTAttcctgtgatgtcatcacaacCTTGGACAACGCGAAAGCCACAGGTTCCATCACTGTAGTAG CTCCGCCCGACCGGCCCAAAGATCTCACTCTGTCTGATGTTGAAGACTTCAGCCTCACTCTCAGCTGGATCCCAGGAAACTCACACAACAGCCCCATCACAG GGTTCATTGTGGAGGCCCGGGAggagcagcacacagaggaggggaagtgGAAGTGGGAGGAGTGGAAGAAAGTGCCCGGAGACTTCAACCACCTGCAGCTGAGCCTCCACCCGTACTGCATCTACCGCTTCCGGGTCATCGCCGTCAACGAGCTCGGCCAGAGCGAGCCCAGCGAGCCCTCGAGGCACCACAGCACCCCGCCGGCCA ttCCTAACAGTAACCCCACCGGTGTGCGCAGTGATTCCTCCGACCCGAAGACTCTGGTCATCACCTGGGAT GAGATGGACAAGCGCTCCCACAACGGCGAGGGCTTCCTGTACAAGGTGTTTTGGCGGGAAGCCGGGAGGCCGGACGCTCAGTGGAACCACCGCGACGTACAGTCGCCGCCATTCTTGGTGAACAACACGGGAACGTACACGCCGTTTGAGATCAAAGTCCAGGCTGTCAACACGATCGGAGATGGACCGCCGCCGAAACCTGCGTACGGACACTCCGGAGAGGACA aaCCGGAGGAAGCTCCCACCGGAGTCCACACGACTGTGATGAACAGCACCATCAGAGTGAAGTGGAACGAAGCCCAGAACGTCAGAGGTCAGCTGCTGGGATACAAG ATCTACATCAGGCGGCTGGGATCCCAGGAGGGCCGCGGCAGGAGGTCTCTCGGAAAACTGCACCgcgatgaggagagagaggagaggcagaagcgagggaaggagagagacagggagagcagggtggtggtggtggagggcaAGAACACGTCAGAGGAGGTGACGGGGCTGCAGCTGTACTCTCGCTACGAGCTGTCCGTCACCGCCTTCAACAGCAAAGGAGAGAGTCCGCACTCCCCCCCGCACCACTTCAGCACCCCGGAGGGAG CTCCTGGTCCGCCTGCATCGCTGAGGTTCGAGAGCCCGACGGAGAGATCGCTGATCCTCCACTGGACTCCTCCACTCGAGCCCAACGGCAAACTGCTGGGATACATGGTGCAGTACCAACAGG AggtggagagcagagacagCCCGCTGCAGATGCAGATGATCAGTGATCCCAGTGTGCTTCACCTTGAGTTGGACCCTCTGGACCCGAGCAGCCATTACATCTTCAAAGTCATCGCACGCACCGCCGCCGGAGACGGACCTCCCATCACAGGGCGCGGCGCCACCCTGCTGGAAGGAG TTCCTCCGTCCAACATCACCATAGTTTCCAGTAACACGTCCCTCAACCTGAGCTGGGTGCCCGGAGAGCGAGACAGGAACCACGGCTTCCACGTCAGCTACCTCAGGAAGAGCC CCGGGTGTGACTGGCAGGAGTCTGAGGTGTTGAACTCCACGCAGGGTTTCTATTCGCTGGCAGGCCTCCAACCAGGAAGTCAGTACCACCTGAAGATCATACATGGAAACAACACCCACTGGGAGGGTCTGGCGTTCACCATGGGCCCTG TGCCGTCAGAGATGCCCGGTGGGTTCGCCACCCAAGGCTGGTTGATTGGACTCATCAGCGCCatcgtgctgctgctgctgattctgctCATCCTCTGCCTCATCAAGCGCAGCAGGGGCGGCAAATACGCAG TGAAGGACAAAGAAGACAAGGAGGTGGACTCTGAAGCTCGACCGATGAAAGACGAGACCTTTGGAGAGTACAG ATCCTTGGAGAG cgATGCAGACGAGAAGCGCTCTGACAGCCAGCCGTCTCTGTGCGGGGAGAGTAAGCTGGGCAGCGACGACTCTCTGGCCGAATACGGCGACAGCGTGGACATCCAGTTCAACGAGGACGGCTCCTTCATCGGCCAGTACAGCGGCCGGGGGCCCGTTCCCCACGGCAACGAGAGCTCTGGCCCCGCCTCCCCCGTCAACCCAGTCCCGCCTCCCCCCATCGCTCCATCCATGTCGAGCATCCTGAACCGACCCagctag